A single window of Pungitius pungitius chromosome 20, fPunPun2.1, whole genome shotgun sequence DNA harbors:
- the casp8ap2 gene encoding CASP8-associated protein 2, producing MDEIDTNDTPRLFSPEDNEDSVDIYDGLDSPFTSNGERSSPKASQLKESMDLYEEIVTEEQQSRETSYVELKSRFQAAQNQIIELRRRVEQMQLQNTGLNSENILLKRNISALLQTARQEVARKDAEIQRLNQQSVKRYHHHQSSSQHSTFRPPPPLLSRLSPPSCPPPSSFPLPPLPPPAPSAPLPPPPPPPPAPSCPLPPLPSSPPKDAHPPSNPLQSPRKKGDSPGASSRKSSSSSSTRHSESDRRKSKHREEKCQKPSESTDRRYRSGSDPTKDKYRSHKDTGRHHDSRLSKSRNRSEHSKSPPPESAVLSDDKKGKRSREHRTDSEHSAARGSEEGHSRLHRKIKLSDGHVRSSDWKDRRKSSSNQFSKERGGDKLPKDYVRKDRQPEDKESRKYKRSTSREREKTRSKESNLVKVDDGRKERREKTHTAVKGSAEEPKNLPEKSLLVENSPNRKLWFMETLNLTLSPIKKPGLTCDGTPAEQVVAERPDDEGSQPDIEDMCVTDEVNSSELEAGLDNLPQHSARIPEASNKSDDVNAFQKNDKSQSDALAAYQQLDGNPAQTTSAPSQNPDAQLTPTPLQVSSLKATGTSRIHENRLASDSRLDDGRPLEAGRKDASVSRYEEQAGNSSLKSNPADAAAQTVTVPAVLDPSVELMCSTPETAGRKSVASPEEGSLRENPPAEDVVEEADRASKRVSPPTLPQDCPLASVSLHKRDACRVQDGPKEADAVSSTISLDTLPQEGLSLPEAIYVLTQTNEDSSSSSSDGGGGGSSSIGAGCIGVSKVSSTTGETAPERHGGLPFTPKKSFAPQKGHESKVEPSSSVPLFHDEDSMMNTLSNLKRIPDAISPLRSPIRITKRSHLHLLGKPGHVKSLQKDFSLAPVDANSKKLDVNKENKYPGSPANHDAQSPLESLSEGELEDGEILSENDEAVAAVPATKRAKLAQPAPNQPSPATLSRRKSEGKCATQSPKRRFKTVCPAASKASFSSTEEVMETFKAVRAEIRKKYMKLHKTFPRKSFYGVMENFQESFLEFVDGAQFGQICDQAAELKSDLKKLIASVFGKVSNNGIVKRIFEQQAVDLKQRLWDFVDVQVDYLFMDIHAALKVACKPVGAKAEGSGPSAKEREQRKPPAKRPQCQQTEGRSPPSSAPRTRPGAAVPYKTGLGSRGKDIRITHGEKDRNTELHRTNNPNTQTVAVFLPTRNAPSTPDKKSNVSSLVVSQSGASLDKTDFELLTEQQASSLTFNLVRDTQMGEIFKCLLQGSDLLETGGVAGDAASWPLGTPRKDCERLIGIATPTKFDSPSKLLSPIKFDTPSKLIATWSSISPRRASPRPRGRLHLNPAVFDENCLLEVPSGSRVAAQAGSAGQLTYSILAEDLAVSLTIPSPLKSDSHLSFLQPSTMHLMSTPDSVISAHISEDALLDEEDASEQDIHLALDTDNSSCCSNSGSGEALATPFVFKPDLPMQALVMERSNDHFVVKICPAAAAGDTTLTAEDSLSRTLTEEAEAEAEGGRAKAVPWDGTQATAALSDNGPAAVDGSSTVIHDSSPQQNTSTDVGLSGDSQETNKPPKTASDNNLCNSVLVTVSGEKNASHNDKALSQESPSKAGSSGRRDETSSPKTATDTGRPAESASGSQPESCAAAAPLWEKEGKDRGRKRRKRQENSKAKRSRRREEEEDEEEESAGEVTGEVASNCRRDEGESKSSPAPLSPNSLHAKNVIRKKGEVVMAWTRDEDRAILMGLRTKGASRETFSGLSEKLNKPSEQIAHRFNQLMKLFKKQEKMDP from the exons ATGGACGAAATCGACACCAACGATACCCCTCGTC TCTTTTCACCTGAAGACAATGAGGATTCTGTGGATATCTATGACGGCCTGGATAGCCCTTTCACCAGCAATGGAG AGCGATCATCCCCAAAGGCGTCACAGCTGAAGGAATCAATGGACCTCTATGAAGAAATTGTCACAGAAgaacagcagagcagagagacgtCATACGTTGAG ttgAAGTCCAGATTCCAGGCAGCTCAAAACCAAATAATTGAGTTGCGCAGGAGAGTGGAGCAGATGCAGCTgcag AACACAGGGTTGAACAGCGAGAATATTCTtctcaaaagaaacatttctgcaCTTTTACAAACCGCAAGACAGGAGGTGGCACGAAAAGATGCTGAGATTCAGAGGTTGAACCAACA GTCTGTCAAACGCTACCATCACCACCAATCCTCCAGTCAACACTCCACGTTTAGGCCGCCTCCTCCGCTCCTCTCCCGTCTTTCTCCACCCTCCTGTCCTCCACCATCCTCCTTTCCTCTGCCACCgctgcctcctccagctccatccGCTCCTCTGCCACCGCCgccaccgcctcctcctgctccatcctGTCCTCTTCCACCTCTACCATCTTCACCTCCCAAGGACGCTCATCCTCCAAGCAATCCTCTTCAATCgccaagaaaaaaaggagattcGCCCGGCGCCTCCAGCAGGAAATCCAGTAGCAGTTCATCGACCCGACACAGTGAATCAGACAGACGCAAGTCTaagcacagagaggaaaaatgtcaaaaaccatCTGAGTCGACGGACAGGAGATATAGGAGTGGTTCAGATCCCACCAAGGACAAGTACAGGTCTCACAAAGACACAGGACGACATCATGACTCCAGGTTGTCTAAAAGCAGGAACCGATCGGAGCATTCTAAAAGCCCTCCACCAGAGAGTGCAGTTCTCTCTGATGACAAGAAAGGGAAGAGAAGTCGAGAACACAGGACAGACTCTGAACATAGTGCAGCTCGCGGCTCTGAAGAGGGCCACAGCCGACTGCATAGGAAAATCAAGCTCAGTGACGGACATGTTAGAAGTTCAGACTGGAAGGACCGGAGAAAGTCCTCTTCAAATCAGTTCTCcaaagagaggggaggggacaaACTGCCAAAGGATTACGTAAGGAAGGACCGGCAGCCTGAAGATAAAGAAAGCAGAAAGTACAAGAGGAGCACAAGCAGGGAACGCGAGAAAACGAGATCGAAAGAATCCAACCTGGTAAAAGTGGACGACGGAAGGAAGGAGAGACgagaaaagacacacactgcCGTAAAAGGATCTGCCGAAGAACCAAAAAACCTCCCAGAGAAAAGCCTTTTGGTGGAAAATAgtccaaacaggaagttgtgGTTCATGGAAACGTTGAACCTAACCCTATCGCCAATTAAGAAGCCCGGGCTGACCTGTGACGGCACACCAGCGGAACAGGTCGTCGCAGAGCGGCCAGACGATGAGGGCTCACAGCCCGACATCGAAGACATGTGTGTCACTGATGAAGTGAACAGCAGTGAATTAGAAGCAGGGTTGGACAATTTGCCACAACATTCTGCCCGTATTCCAGAAGCGTCCAATAAGAGCGACGATGTGAACGCTTTCCAGAAGAACGACAAAAGCCAGAGTGACGCTCTCGCTGCCTACCAGCAACTCGATGGCAATCCAGCCCAAACTACCTCAGCTCCAAGCCAAAACCCAGATGCGCAGCTCACACCGACGCCACTGCAGGTTAGTTCTCTGAAAGCAACGGGTACCTCAAGAATCCACGAGAACCGGCTGGCCTCAGACAGCCGGCTGGATGACGGCAGACCTCTGGAAGCTGGACGCAAGGATGCATCTGTAAGCCGCTATGAAGAACAGGCGGGCAACTCTTCGCTAAAGTCAAATCCTGCAGATGCCGCTGCTCAGACTGTTACAGTTCCTGCTGTGCTGGATCCAAGTGTAGAACTGATGTGCAGCACTCCTGAAACCGCAGGACGGAAAAGTGTGGCTTCTCCCGAAGAAGGGTCGTTGAGGGAAAATCCCCCCGCTGAAGATGTTGTTGAAGAGGCTGACCGTGCAAGTAAGCGAGTGTCCCCCCCCACTCTACCTCAGGACTGCCCTCTCGCTTCAGTTTCCCTTCACAAGAGGGACGCCTGCCGCGTGCAGGATGGTCCCAAAGAAGCCGATGCTGTATCCAGCACGATCAGCCTCGACACCCTTCCACAAGAAGGGCTGAGTCTGCCAGAGGCCATTTACGTTCTGACGCAGACAAacgaggacagcagcagcagcagcagcgacggcggcggcggcggcagcagcagcatcggCGCGGGCTGCATCGGCGTGTCCAAAGTCAGCAGCACGACGGGGGAGACGGCGCCGGAGAGGCACGGCGGCCTCCCTTTTACGCCCAAAAAGAGCTTCGCCCCGCAAAAGGGTCACGAGAGCAAGGTGGAGCCTTCCAGCTCCGTGCCGCTATTTCACGACGAGGACTCCATGATGAACACGCTGAGCAATCTGAAGAGAATCCCCGACGCCATCAGCCCTCTGAGGAGCCCGATACGGATCACCAAGAGGAGTCATCTCCATCTTCTCGGCAAGCCGGGTCACGTCAAGAGCCTTCAAAAAG ATTTCTCCCTCGCTCCTGTCGATGCCAACTCGAAGAAGTTGGacgtaaacaaagaaaacaagtatCCAGGCTCTCCTGCAAACCACGACGCTCAGAGCCCGCTGGAGAGTCTCTCTGAAGGCGAACTGGAGGACGGAGAAATTCTGAGCGAGAACGACGAGGCGGTCGCCGCCGTTCCCGCGACCAAGAGGGCCAAGTTAGCGCAACCCGCCCCGAACCAACCGAGTCCTGCCACTTTGTCAAGAAGGAAATCGGAAGGGAAGTGTGCAACACAGAGCCCAAAGAGACGCTTCAAGACGGTTTGTCCCGCTGCAAGCAAAGCCTCTTTTTCCAGCACCGAGGAAGTCATGGAGACGTTCAAGGCCGTTCGCGCCGAGATCCGAAAGAAGTACATGAAGCTCCACAAGACGTTTCCCAGAAAGAGCTTCTACGGCGTCATGGAGAACTTCCAGGAGTCTTTTTTAGAGTTCGTCGACGGCGCTCAATTCGGTCAAATCTGCGACCAGGCGGCGGAGCTGAAGTCCGACCTGAAGAAGCTGATCGCGTCCGTGTTCGGCAAAGTGTCAAACAACGGCATCGTGAAGCGCATCTTTGAGCAGCAAGCGGTCGACCTGAAGCAGCGGCTGTGGGACTTTGTGGACGTCCAGGTCGACTACTTGTTCATGGACATTCACGCCGCCCTGAAGGTCGCCTGCAAACCGGTCGGGGCCAAGGCCGAGGGCAGCGGGCCGAGCGCCAAAGAGAGGGAGCAGAGGAAGCCTCCGGCAAAAAGGCCGCAGTGCCAGCAGACGGAGGGGCGCTCGCCGCCGAGCAGCGCGCCTCGGACCAGGCCGGGCGCCGCCGTGCCGTACAAAACGGGCCTCGGGAGCAGAGGGAAGGACATCCGGATCACGCACGgggaaaaagacagaaataccGAGCTCCACCGCACAAATAACCCAAATACACAAACTGTGGCCGTCTTCCTCCCGACAAGAAACGCCCCCTCCACTCCAGACAAGAAGAGTAATGTGTCGTCGCTGGTTGTCTCTCAAAGCGGCGCTTCGCTCGACAAAACCGACTTTGAGCTTCTCACGGAGCAGCAGGCCTCCAGCCTGACGTTCAACCTGGTGCGGGACACTCAAATGGGAGAAATCTTCAAGTGCCTCCTGCAGGGATCCGACCTGCTGGAAACCGGCGGCGTGGCCGGAGACGCCGCGTCCTGGCCCCTTGGTACGCCGAGAAAGGACTGCGAGAGGCTCATCGGCATCGCCACGCCCACGAAATTCGACTCCCCGTCCAAACTGCTGTCCCCGATCAAGTTCGACACGCCCTCCAAGCTCATCGCCACGTGGTCCAGCATCTCCCCCCGCAGGGCGTCCCCGCGGCCCAGAGGTCGGCTTCACCTGAATCCGGCCGTATTCGACGAAAACTGCCTCCTGGAGGTGCCGTCGGGGAGCCGGGTGGCGGCGCAGGCCGGCTCGGCCGGTCAGCTGACGTACTCCATTCTGGCCGAGGACCTGGCGGTGTCCCTCACCATCCCGTCGCCGCTCAAGTCCGACAGCCACCTGAGCTTCCTGCAGCCGTCGACCATGCACCTCATGTCCACCCCGGACAGCGTCATCAGCGCTCACATCAGCGAGGACGCCCtgctggacgaggaggacgcgTCGGAGCAGGACATCCACCTGGCCCTCGACACGGAcaactccagctgctgctccaacaGCGGCAGCGGCGAGGCGCTCGCCACTCCGTTTGTGTTCAAGCCCGACCTGCCCATGCAGGCGCTGGTGATGGAGAGGTCCAACGACCACTTTGTTGTGAAGATCTGCCCGGCGGCCGCCGCCGGGGACACCACGCTCACCGCCGAGGACAGCTTGAGTCGGACACTGACGGAGGAAGCCGAGGCGGAGGCGGAAGGCGGTCGAGCCAAAGCGGTTCCGTGGGACGGCACTCAGGCAACTGCTGCTCTGTCCGATAACGGTCCGGCTGCCGTCGATGGAAGCTCGACTGTAATACATGATTCTTCACCTCAACAGAACACTTCTACAGACGTTGGTCTTTCCGGGGATTCACAGGAAACGAACAAGCCGCCCAAAACCGCTTCAGACAACAATTTGTGCAACAGCGTTCTCGTCACAGTCTCTGGCGAGAAGAACGCGAGTCACAATGACAAAGCGCTGAGTCAAGAAAGTCCATCCAAAGCTGGCTCCTCAGGGCGTCGTGACGAGACCAGCTCCCCCAAAACGGCAACCGATACCGGCCGACCCGCTGAAAGCGCCTCCGGCTCGCAGCCTGAGTCCTGTGCGGCAGCGGCACCGCTCtgggagaaagaaggaaaggacaGAGGCAGGAAGCGGCGGAAGCGCCAAGAGAACTCCAAAGCTAAGCGgtcaaggaggagggaggaggaggaggatgaggaggaggagagcgccgGGGAGGTCACAGGGGAGGTCGCCTCCAACTGCAGGAGAGACGAAGGCGAATCCAAGTCCTCCCCGGCACCTCTGTCCCCCAACAGCCTCCATGCCAAGAACGTCATCAGGAAGAAGGGCGAGGTGGTGATGGCGTGGACCAG AGATGAAGACCGAGCCATTCTCATGGGCCTGAGGACTAAAGGTGCCTCACGGGAGACTTTCTCTGGCTTGTCAGAGAAACTCAATAAGCCGTCGGAGCAG ATCGCCCACAGATTCAACCAGCTCATGAAGCTTTTCAAGAAGCAAGAGAAGATGGACCCATAA